The Lolium perenne chloroplast, complete genome genome window below encodes:
- the ndhD gene encoding NADH-plastoquinone oxidoreductase subunit 4 translates to MSYFPWLTILVVLPIFAGSLIFFLPHRGNKIVRWYTISICLLEFLLMTYAFCYHFQLEDPLIQLKEDYKWIDIFDFHWRLGIDGLSLGSILLTGFITTLATLAAWPVTRNSRLFYFLMLAMYSGQIGLFSSRDLLLFFIMWELELIPVYLLLSMWGGKRRLYSATKFILYTAGGSIFFLIGVLGMGLYGYGSNELGLDLERLINQSYPATLEILLYFGFLIAYAVKLPIIPLHTWLPDTHGEAHYSTCMLLAGILLKMGAYGLIRINMELLPHAHYLFSPWLVIIGAIQIIYAASTSLGQRNFKKRIAYSSISHMGFIIIGIGSITNIGLNGAILQILSHGFIGATLFFLAGTASDRMRLVYLEELGGISIPMPKIFTMFSSFSMASLALPGMSGFVAELVVFFGLITSPKFLLMPKMLITFVMAIGMILTPIYLLSMLRQMFYGYKLFNVPNANFVDSGPRELFILICIFLPVIGIGIYPDFVLSLSIDRVEALVSNYYPK, encoded by the coding sequence ATGAGTTATTTTCCTTGGTTAACAATACTTGTTGTTTTGCCGATATTTGCAGGTTCATTAATTTTCTTTTTACCTCATAGGGGAAACAAAATAGTTAGGTGGTATACTATATCCATTTGTTTATTAGAATTCCTTCTAATGACTTATGCATTCTGCTATCATTTCCAACTGGAGGATCCTTTAATCCAATTAAAGGAGGATTATAAATGGATAGATATCTTCGATTTCCACTGGAGATTGGGAATCGATGGACTTTCATTAGGATCTATTTTATTGACAGGATTTATCACTACTTTAGCTACTTTAGCAGCTTGGCCAGTTACCCGGAATTCGCGATTATTCTATTTCTTGATGCTAGCAATGTATAGTGGTCAAATAGGATTATTTTCTTCGCGAGACCTTTTACTTTTTTTTATCATGTGGGAGTTAGAATTAATTCCTGTTTACTTACTTTTATCCATGTGGGGGGGAAAGAGGCGTCTATATTCAGCTACAAAGTTTATTTTGTATACTGCAGGCGGCTCCATCTTTTTCTTAATCGGAGTTCTGGGTATGGGCTTATATGGTTATGGTTCCAACGAACTGGGATTAGATTTGGAAAGATTAATTAATCAATCATACCCTGCAACCTTGGAAATACTTTTATATTTTGGCTTCCTTATTGCTTATGCTGTCAAATTGCCAATTATACCCCTACATACGTGGTTACCCGATACCCATGGGGAAGCGCATTATAGTACATGTATGCTTTTAGCGGGAATCTTATTAAAGATGGGAGCATATGGATTGATTCGGATCAACATGGAATTGTTACCTCATGCTCATTATCTATTTTCGCCCTGGTTAGTAATAATAGGAGCGATCCAAATAATCTATGCAGCTTCAACTTCTCTTGGTCAACGAAATTTCAAAAAAAGAATAGCCTATTCCTCTATATCTCACATGGGTTTCATAATTATAGGAATTGGTTCCATAACCAACATTGGACTCAATGGAGCTATTTTACAAATATTATCCCATGGATTTATTGGTGCTACACTTTTTTTCTTGGCAGGAACGGCTTCCGATAGAATGCGTCTTGTTTATCTCGAAGAACTGGGAGGAATATCTATCCCAATGCCAAAAATTTTTACTATGTTTAGTAGCTTTTCAATGGCTTCTCTTGCCTTACCAGGAATGAGTGGTTTTGTCGCAGAATTAGTAGTCTTTTTTGGCCTAATTACTAGTCCAAAATTTCTGTTAATGCCAAAAATGCTAATTACTTTTGTAATGGCAATAGGAATGATATTAACTCCTATTTATTTATTATCTATGTTACGCCAGATGTTCTATGGATACAAGCTATTTAATGTTCCAAACGCAAATTTTGTGGATTCTGGACCACGAGAACTCTTTATTTTAATCTGTATCTTTTTACCAGTAATAGGAATTGGTATTTATCCAGATTTTGTTCTCTCCCTATCCATTGACAGGGTGGAGGCTCTCGTATCCAATTATTATCCTAAATAG
- the psaC gene encoding photosystem I subunit VII: MSHSVKIYDTCIGCTQCVRACPTDVLEMIPWDGCKAKQIASAPRTEDCVGCKRCESACPTDFLSVRVYLGPETTRSMALSY; encoded by the coding sequence ATGTCACATTCCGTAAAAATTTATGATACATGTATAGGATGCACTCAATGTGTACGAGCTTGTCCAACAGATGTATTAGAAATGATACCCTGGGATGGATGTAAAGCCAAGCAAATAGCTTCTGCCCCGAGAACTGAAGATTGTGTGGGTTGTAAGAGATGCGAATCCGCTTGCCCGACGGATTTTTTAAGTGTACGCGTTTATTTAGGGCCTGAAACAACCCGTAGCATGGCTTTATCTTATTGA